In a single window of the Danio rerio strain Tuebingen ecotype United States chromosome 20, GRCz12tu, whole genome shotgun sequence genome:
- the si:dkey-246e3.4 gene encoding trace amine-associated receptor 13c-like — translation MNLTAVNQTDMCEDYSCPERSVSLSVYVILYVAAAAVALLTVCGNLLVIISVSHFKQLHTPANILILSLAASDLLVGVFVMPFHLSWVIESCWISGPAMCLIFSFVTFQATCVSVHTVALIAVDRFLALGFPFFYSEKISPTVICITTLFNWLFSFLYNFTLLYINGNFTNVICQGKCLYVVDMVSSLIDLLIVFIMPCTLIILLYIRIFAIAKKHATAIRALQVHNSTESSKNKISDKSERKAAMLLGILVFVFLLCLLPYYITSLVISYSTANLFHIRDVAVIFFFLNSTINPIIYAIFYPWFQKSLKIIFTFKLFTKDSSLMNVQ, via the coding sequence ATGAATCTTACAGCAGTGAACCAAACTGATATGTGCGAGGACTACTCGTGTCCAGAGAGATCTGTTTCTTTATCTGTCTATGTGATTCTGTATGTGGCCGCAGCAGCTGTGGCTCTTCTGACCGTGTGTGGAAACCTGCTGGTCATCATCTCTGTTAGTCACTTCAAGCAGCTCCACACACCTGCCAACATCCTCATCCTCTCTTTGGCTGCGTCTGATCTGCTGGTGGGAGTTTTTGTGATGCCGTTTCACTTATCTTGGGTCATTGAGTCATGTTGGATTTCTGGACCAGCGATGTGCTTGATTTTCAGCTTTGTGACTTTTCAGGCCACATGCGTTTCTGTTCACACAGTGGCTTTAATAGCTGTCGATCGCTTTTTGGCTTtaggttttccttttttttactcAGAGAAAATCTCACCCACTGTGATCTGCATTACAACTTTGTTTAACTGGCTGTTTTCGTTTCTCTATAATTTCACTCTTCTTTATATTAATGGAAACTTCACTAATGTCATTTGTCAAGGTAAATGTCTTTACGTCGTTGATATGGTTTCATCCCTTATTGATCTCCTGATTGTGTTTATAATGCCATGTACACTCATTATATTACTATACATTCGTATTTTTGCCATTGCTAAGAAACATGCGACTGCTATAAGAGCCCTTCAGGTTCACAACAGCACAGAATCCTCTAAGAACAAAATCAGCGACAAATCAGAGAGAAAAGCTGCGATGCTGCTGGGGATTCTGGTCTTTGTGTTTCTCCTCTGTTTGCTGCCGTATTATATTACTTCATTAGTGATTTCATACAGTACTGCTAACTTATTTCACATCAGAGATGTTGCTGTAATATTTTTCTTCCTGAACTCCACCATTAACCCCATTATTTATGCCATATTCTATCCTTGGTTTcagaaaagtttaaaaataattttcacatttaaattgTTTACTAAAGACTCCTCTCTGATGAATGTGCAGTAA
- the taar14a gene encoding trace amine associated receptor 14a isoform X1 gives MNLTALNQTDMCEDYSCPERSVSLSVYVILYVAAAAVALLTVCGNLLVIISVSHFKQLHTPANILILSLAASDLLVGVFVMPFHLSWLIESCWISGPVMCSVFNFVTFQATSASVHTVALIAVDRFLALSFPFFYSEKISLTVICTAALLNWLFSLIYNFTLLYINGNFADSMCPGQCLYIVDGVSSFIDLLIVFVMPCTLIIILYTHVFVIAKKHATAIRALQVHNSTESSKNKISDKSERKAALALGILVFVFLLCLLPYYIFSLTNFLRDDSFSNVINSVLILFYLNSSINPLMYALLYPWFKRSLKIITSFKVFNKDSSLINVISQ, from the coding sequence ATGAATCTTACAGCACTGAACCAAACTGATATGTGCGAGGACTACTCGTGTCCAGAGAGATCTGTTTCTTTATCTGTCTATGTGATTCTGTATGTGGCCGCAGCAGCTGTGGCTCTTCTGACCGTGTGTGGAAACCTGCTGGTCATCATCTCTGTTAGTCACTTCAAGCAGCTCCACACACCTGCCAACATCCTCATCCTCTCTTTGGCTGCGTCTGATCTGCTGGTGGGAGTTTTTGTGATGCCGTTTCACTTATCCTGGCTCATTGAATCATGCTGGATCTCTGGTCCGGTCATGTGCTCCGTTTTCAATTTTGTGACCTTTCAGGCAACAAGTGCGTCTGTTCACACTGTGGCTTTAATAGCTGTCGATCGCTTTTTGGCTTTGAGTTTTCCCTTTTTTTACTCTGAGAAAATCTCACTGACTGTGATTTGTACAGCAGCTTTGCTAAACTGGTTGTTTTCACTCATTTATAACTTCACTCTTCTTTATATAAATGGAAACTTCGCTGACAGCATGTGTCCAGGACAATGTCTATATATTGTGGATGGCGTTTCATCCTTCATTGATCTCCTGATTGTGTTTGTAATGCCATGTACGCTCATTATAATATTGTACACTCATGTTTTTGTCATTGCTAAGAAACATGCGACTGCTATAAGAGCCCTTCAGGTTCACAACAGCACAGAATCCTCTAAGAACAAAATCAGCGACAAATCTGAGAGAAAAGCTGCTTTAGCGCTTGGGATTTTGGTTTTTGTGTTTCTCCTGTGTTTGCTGCCGtattacattttttctttaacaaattTCTTAAGAGACGACTCATTTTCTAATGTTATCAACAGTGTTTTGATTCTGTTTTACCTTAATTCCTCTATTAATCCACTCATGTATGCTTTATTATACCCTTGGTTTAAGAgaagtttaaaaataattacgtcttttaaagtttttaacaAAGACTCTTCTCTGATTAATGTGATCTCTCAGTAG
- the taar14l gene encoding trace amine associated receptor 14l — MCEDFSCPERSVSLSVYVILYVAAAAVALLTVCGNLLVIISVSHFKQLHTPANILILSLAASDFLTGVFVMPFHLSWLIESCWISGPVMCSVFNFVSFQATSVSVHTVALIAVDRFLALSFPFLYSDKISPTVICITTLFNWLFSFLYNFTLLYINGNFVDSVCLGVCVYNIDGISSIIDLLIVFLMPCTLIIILYTHVFVIAKKHATAIRALQVHNSTESSKNKISDKSERKAAMLLGILVFVFLLCLLPYYITSLVIPYSTANLYHVRSVATIFFFLNSTINPIIYALFYPWFQKSLKLIFTLKAFNKDSSLMNVM, encoded by the coding sequence ATGTGCGAGGACTTCTCGTGTCCAGAGAGATCTGTTTCTTTATCTGTCTATGTGATTCTGTATGTGGCCGCAGCAGCTGTGGCTCTTCTGACCGTGTGTGGAAACCTGCTGGTCATCATCTCTGTTAGTCACTTCAAGCAGCTCCACACACCTGCCAACATCCTCATCCTCTCTTTGGCTGCGTCTGATTTTCTTACTGGAGTGTTTGTGATGCCGTTTCACTTATCCTGGCTCATTGAATCATGCTGGATCTCTGGTCCAGTCATGTGCTCAGTTTTCAACTTTGTGTCTTTTCAGGCAACAAGTGTTTCTGTTCACACTGTGGCTTTAATAGCTGTCGATCGCTTTTTGGCTTTGAGTTTTCCTTTTCTTTACTCAGACAAAATCTCACCCACTGTGATCTGCATTACAACTTTGTTTAACTGGCTGTTTTCGTTTCTCTATAATTTCACTCTTCTTTATATTAATGGAAACTTTGTTGATAGTGTGTGTTTAGGAGTGTGTGTTTATAATATTGACGGGATTTCATCAATTATTGATCTCCTGATTGTGTTTCTAATGCCATGTACGctcattataatattatacacTCATGTTTTTGTCATTGCTAAGAAACATGCGACTGCTATAAGAGCCCTTCAGGTTCACAACAGCACAGAATCCTCTAAGAACAAAATCAGCGACAAATCAGAGAGAAAAGCTGCGATGCTGCTGGGGATTCTGGTCTTTGTGTTTCTCCTCTGTTTGCTGCCGTATTATATTACTTCATTAGTGATTCCATACAGTACTGCTAACTTGTATCACGTTAGAAGTGTTGCTACAATATTTTTCTTCCTGAACTCCACCATTAACCCCATCATTTACGCCTTATTCTATCCTTGGTTTCAGAAAagcttaaaattaatttttacattGAAAGCGTTTAATAAAGACTCCTCGCTTATGAATGTGATGTAG
- the taar14a gene encoding trace amine associated receptor 14a, which produces MCEDYSCPERSVSLSVYVILYVAAAAVALLTVCGNLLVIISVSHFKQLHTPANILILSLAASDLLVGVFVMPFHLSWLIESCWISGPVMCSVFNFVTFQATSASVHTVALIAVDRFLALSFPFFYSEKISLTVICTAALLNWLFSLIYNFTLLYINGNFADSMCPGQCLYIVDGVSSFIDLLIVFVMPCTLIIILYTHVFVIAKKHATAIRALQVHNSTESSKNKISDKSERKAALALGILVFVFLLCLLPYYIFSLTNFLRDDSFSNVINSVLILFYLNSSINPLMYALLYPWFKRSLKIITSFKVFNKDSSLINVISQ; this is translated from the coding sequence ATGTGCGAGGACTACTCGTGTCCAGAGAGATCTGTTTCTTTATCTGTCTATGTGATTCTGTATGTGGCCGCAGCAGCTGTGGCTCTTCTGACCGTGTGTGGAAACCTGCTGGTCATCATCTCTGTTAGTCACTTCAAGCAGCTCCACACACCTGCCAACATCCTCATCCTCTCTTTGGCTGCGTCTGATCTGCTGGTGGGAGTTTTTGTGATGCCGTTTCACTTATCCTGGCTCATTGAATCATGCTGGATCTCTGGTCCGGTCATGTGCTCCGTTTTCAATTTTGTGACCTTTCAGGCAACAAGTGCGTCTGTTCACACTGTGGCTTTAATAGCTGTCGATCGCTTTTTGGCTTTGAGTTTTCCCTTTTTTTACTCTGAGAAAATCTCACTGACTGTGATTTGTACAGCAGCTTTGCTAAACTGGTTGTTTTCACTCATTTATAACTTCACTCTTCTTTATATAAATGGAAACTTCGCTGACAGCATGTGTCCAGGACAATGTCTATATATTGTGGATGGCGTTTCATCCTTCATTGATCTCCTGATTGTGTTTGTAATGCCATGTACGCTCATTATAATATTGTACACTCATGTTTTTGTCATTGCTAAGAAACATGCGACTGCTATAAGAGCCCTTCAGGTTCACAACAGCACAGAATCCTCTAAGAACAAAATCAGCGACAAATCTGAGAGAAAAGCTGCTTTAGCGCTTGGGATTTTGGTTTTTGTGTTTCTCCTGTGTTTGCTGCCGtattacattttttctttaacaaattTCTTAAGAGACGACTCATTTTCTAATGTTATCAACAGTGTTTTGATTCTGTTTTACCTTAATTCCTCTATTAATCCACTCATGTATGCTTTATTATACCCTTGGTTTAAGAgaagtttaaaaataattacgtcttttaaagtttttaacaAAGACTCTTCTCTGATTAATGTGATCTCTCAGTAG